One stretch of Pelagicoccus enzymogenes DNA includes these proteins:
- a CDS encoding glycosyltransferase family 39 protein: MSKLKGKGFICLLVALSIVGAWIGSYGAFSALKPGSRVSSLWGWDTSFYYFWLRSVALDQDVDFENDIQLTDTIPDGQKRFARMDLPRTDRGLIPNKYPVGWALFHAPWFAMGHGTALLLDKAGVEVRTDGYGKVYERFLYLGSCLYAVLAMWLSYLLARRFFDWEVSLLGLLVTWLAGFLIYYQLNQYAMAHGLTYLCVVSCFYWSLAIREMPPLKRNWLMLGVSVGLLLITRYQAGVYLLFPFLIAVVEILTRRATLNAIVVCVAAIGAIVSLQLLAWKLLYGSWLVYSYAGEGFVWGNPELWRTLFDPFHGLFYWQPIFAVGLAGLVGFVISRRDWIYWAMLLSAAGMVYVNAAWETWWFGAAFGGRAYEGVTLFVTLGICWLLHVTNRGPAVAKWAFRSVLGLMVIWNLGVLDVCVRNWQSGISLEEPVTYGQFWRAMLELWF; encoded by the coding sequence ATGAGCAAACTTAAGGGGAAGGGGTTTATCTGCTTGCTGGTCGCGCTCTCAATCGTGGGCGCTTGGATCGGGAGTTACGGCGCTTTCAGCGCCTTGAAACCCGGCAGTCGGGTCAGCTCCCTTTGGGGTTGGGACACTTCTTTTTACTACTTCTGGCTTCGTTCCGTAGCTCTCGACCAAGATGTCGATTTCGAGAATGATATTCAGTTGACGGATACGATTCCTGATGGGCAAAAGCGATTTGCACGGATGGACTTGCCTCGCACGGACAGGGGCCTGATTCCCAACAAGTATCCGGTCGGCTGGGCTTTGTTTCATGCCCCTTGGTTTGCGATGGGGCATGGTACGGCTTTGCTTTTGGACAAGGCAGGCGTTGAGGTAAGGACGGATGGATACGGCAAGGTCTACGAGCGATTCCTCTACCTTGGTAGCTGCTTGTACGCGGTCTTGGCAATGTGGCTGAGCTACTTGCTGGCGAGGCGGTTCTTCGATTGGGAGGTGAGTTTGCTTGGGCTCTTGGTGACTTGGCTAGCGGGCTTTCTCATATATTACCAACTCAACCAGTACGCCATGGCCCACGGGTTGACTTACCTTTGCGTGGTTTCCTGCTTCTACTGGTCGCTGGCAATTCGGGAGATGCCGCCCTTGAAGCGAAATTGGCTGATGTTGGGTGTCTCGGTGGGGCTGCTTCTGATCACCCGCTATCAAGCAGGAGTTTATCTTTTGTTTCCTTTTCTCATCGCTGTAGTGGAAATCCTGACACGAAGAGCTACGCTGAATGCGATTGTCGTTTGTGTCGCGGCCATCGGGGCCATCGTGTCGCTGCAATTGCTCGCTTGGAAGTTATTGTACGGATCCTGGCTGGTTTACTCTTACGCGGGCGAAGGTTTTGTTTGGGGGAATCCGGAGCTTTGGAGGACTCTCTTTGATCCTTTCCACGGTTTGTTCTATTGGCAGCCCATCTTTGCGGTGGGGCTCGCTGGTTTGGTGGGATTCGTAATCAGTCGCCGGGATTGGATCTATTGGGCGATGCTGCTCTCGGCCGCGGGCATGGTGTACGTGAACGCGGCTTGGGAAACGTGGTGGTTTGGGGCGGCTTTTGGAGGACGGGCCTACGAAGGGGTGACCTTGTTCGTGACCTTGGGGATATGTTGGTTGCTGCACGTCACGAACCGGGGACCGGCTGTCGCTAAGTGGGCGTTTCGCTCGGTGTTGGGACTGATGGTGATTTGGAATTTGGGCGTGCTCGATGTGTGCGTTCGTAATTGGCAGTCTGGCATCAGCTTGGAGGAGCCGGTTACCTACGGGCAGTTTTGGCGGGCGATGCTTGAGCTGTGGTTTTAG
- a CDS encoding acyltransferase: MSATPSNQRFQSLDALRAVACFLVIWQHVSESLLRHSNGGQWTSELANYFDFGRIGVVAFFCISGFVIPRTLEGPRLAALRSFAINRFFRLYPIYWVAVVIGIYSLWLVTGHKLPASTILANGGMIATFVGEPHIMGLFWTLEVELAFYLATALLYLGFGKYKFLSAIAGFSLSYALWKLDLLKGYQGNLPILGYLLAIMFAGSAMRCIYELKQEPLFSRSENWKKAARILFALMVYLVAQPVIEGVEKSFSYPDPMWNRYGWGHTLGMAMFVLFFFLPRTPRWLSLAGRSTYSVYLLHAIVFTLIARFWQTQELPKTRLELFILLTTATTFGLAALTYRYIEKPSIRLGKRLATKNG; encoded by the coding sequence ATCTCCGCAACCCCCTCCAACCAGCGATTCCAATCCCTCGACGCCCTACGCGCCGTGGCCTGCTTCCTCGTAATCTGGCAACACGTCTCCGAAAGCCTGCTGCGTCACTCCAACGGCGGACAATGGACCAGCGAGCTCGCCAACTACTTCGACTTCGGGCGAATCGGAGTGGTCGCATTCTTCTGCATCAGCGGATTCGTCATCCCCCGTACCCTCGAGGGCCCACGCCTCGCCGCCCTGCGGTCCTTCGCCATCAATCGCTTCTTTCGCCTCTACCCCATCTACTGGGTTGCGGTGGTCATCGGAATCTACTCCCTTTGGCTGGTTACCGGCCATAAATTGCCGGCCTCAACCATCCTCGCCAACGGTGGCATGATCGCAACCTTCGTCGGAGAGCCCCATATCATGGGCTTGTTCTGGACCCTCGAAGTGGAGCTCGCCTTCTACCTAGCGACCGCTCTCCTCTACCTCGGCTTCGGAAAATACAAATTCCTTTCCGCCATCGCCGGGTTCTCCCTTTCCTACGCTCTCTGGAAGCTCGACCTTCTCAAAGGCTATCAAGGAAACCTGCCAATCCTCGGCTATCTGCTGGCCATCATGTTTGCCGGATCCGCCATGCGATGCATCTACGAGCTAAAGCAGGAACCCCTCTTTTCCCGCTCGGAAAACTGGAAGAAAGCCGCTCGCATCCTTTTCGCCCTCATGGTCTACCTGGTAGCCCAGCCCGTGATCGAGGGAGTAGAAAAGAGCTTCAGCTACCCCGATCCCATGTGGAACCGCTACGGCTGGGGACACACCCTCGGGATGGCGATGTTTGTCCTCTTCTTTTTTCTGCCCAGAACCCCCAGGTGGCTCAGCCTCGCCGGGCGATCCACCTACTCCGTCTACCTCCTGCACGCGATCGTTTTCACCCTCATCGCCCGCTTCTGGCAAACCCAAGAGCTTCCCAAAACGCGGCTCGAGCTCTTCATCCTGCTCACCACCGCTACCACCTTCGGACTGGCGGCCCTCACCTACCGCTACATAGAAAAGCCAAGCATCCGCCTCGGCAAACGCTTGGCCACGAAAAACGGGTAG
- the dusB gene encoding tRNA dihydrouridine synthase DusB, with translation MKIGSLELESNLFLSPLAGYTNLPFRLTAKSLGGLGLVTTDLVNARSLLEGRAVAYKMIATDVREQPMAVQLFGGVAEEMRDAAVIAAEKGAQSIDINMGCPVKKVVKTGSGSSMMKDHDKTRDLVKGMIEAVNVPITAKMRLGWDSENITAPELARTLEDVGVSAIFIHGRTRAQGFSGGVDLEGIRKVKEAVKSIPVIGNGDVTTPEAARIMLERTGCDGVSIGRGAFYNPWIFKQTLHYLNTGNLLPDPTFEQRVELMRVHLERMIEFYGELKGCIQFRKVAVWYAKRFGPSKYFKDRVIKVESMDHFEEIMTGYRQWRQRFCDEDGELQEKYRPVDPYSSITHEPQEVPEKIKVPKGPVEKW, from the coding sequence ATGAAAATTGGTAGTCTTGAGCTTGAATCGAACTTGTTCCTGTCGCCTTTGGCGGGGTATACGAACCTGCCTTTTCGCCTAACTGCGAAGAGTTTAGGCGGCTTGGGGCTGGTGACCACGGACCTAGTCAACGCCCGATCGCTCCTCGAAGGGCGGGCCGTGGCCTACAAGATGATAGCGACGGATGTCCGCGAGCAGCCGATGGCGGTGCAGTTGTTTGGTGGAGTTGCGGAGGAGATGCGGGATGCCGCGGTAATCGCGGCCGAGAAGGGGGCTCAGTCGATCGATATCAACATGGGGTGTCCCGTGAAGAAGGTGGTCAAGACCGGCAGCGGCTCCTCCATGATGAAGGATCACGACAAGACGCGGGACCTGGTAAAAGGCATGATCGAAGCGGTGAACGTCCCGATCACTGCCAAGATGCGATTGGGCTGGGACTCGGAGAACATTACGGCTCCCGAGCTGGCGCGGACGTTGGAGGACGTGGGTGTATCGGCGATTTTCATACATGGCCGCACCCGAGCCCAAGGCTTTTCGGGGGGCGTGGATCTAGAGGGCATCCGCAAAGTCAAGGAGGCGGTAAAGTCCATTCCGGTGATCGGCAATGGAGACGTGACGACGCCCGAAGCGGCTCGTATCATGTTGGAGCGTACGGGTTGCGATGGTGTGAGTATCGGGCGTGGCGCGTTCTACAACCCGTGGATTTTCAAGCAGACGCTCCATTATTTGAATACGGGTAACCTGTTGCCGGACCCGACTTTCGAGCAACGGGTGGAGTTGATGAGGGTGCACCTCGAGCGCATGATCGAATTTTATGGAGAGCTAAAGGGCTGTATCCAGTTCCGCAAGGTGGCGGTTTGGTACGCGAAGCGTTTCGGTCCCTCCAAGTATTTCAAGGATCGGGTGATCAAGGTGGAAAGCATGGACCACTTCGAGGAGATCATGACGGGCTACCGACAATGGCGGCAGCGCTTCTGCGACGAGGATGGCGAGTTGCAGGAGAAGTACCGCCCGGTGGATCCGTATTCGTCGATCACGCACGAGCCTCAGGAAGTTCCGGAGAAGATCAAGGTGCCCAAGGGGCCGGTGGAAAAGTGGTAA
- a CDS encoding DUF3859 domain-containing protein translates to MKAALLLLALVPTVFPFLEVPFDATLLSYNHIQRIGGESVPDDDTPTGGKWVDDDYIILQYNTWTIPNCLETGLQLEVRFDNVPEDLTHLDLEVRYPRMQLPNGGSKERFRRREPMHVYDGSTTFYFGYYFDHEYEQGLGDWIFTLSHEGEEIYRAKFTVVDCDEKAETTREH, encoded by the coding sequence ATGAAAGCCGCCCTCCTCCTCCTCGCCCTGGTCCCCACCGTATTCCCCTTTCTCGAAGTCCCATTCGACGCCACCCTGCTCAGCTACAACCATATCCAGCGCATAGGAGGCGAATCAGTTCCCGACGACGACACTCCGACTGGCGGCAAGTGGGTCGACGACGATTACATCATTCTGCAATACAATACCTGGACCATTCCCAACTGCCTCGAGACCGGCCTACAACTGGAGGTCCGCTTCGACAACGTTCCCGAAGACCTAACCCATCTCGACCTAGAAGTTCGCTACCCACGCATGCAGCTTCCTAACGGAGGAAGCAAAGAACGCTTCCGCCGCCGCGAACCCATGCACGTCTACGACGGTTCCACCACCTTCTATTTCGGCTACTACTTCGACCACGAATACGAACAAGGACTCGGCGACTGGATCTTTACGCTCAGCCACGAGGGCGAGGAAATCTACCGGGCCAAGTTCACAGTCGTCGACTGTGACGAAAAAGCCGAAACCACCCGCGAGCACTAG